AACTTTACCGCTGCAATCATGAAAGCCGGGACAATCGCTTTTTAATTCTGCTCAGAGATTCAAGAGTTATTCCCAGATAACTCGCGATCTGATGCTGGGGAACCCGAGTAAGAAGGTCGGGCCTCGAGTTTTTCAATGATGTGTAACGTTCTTCGGGCGTTGAGGCTTTGAAAGCAGCAAAGGAGTGCTGAACTTTACCGAATTTCCGCTCTAATAACTGCAAATTTAGTTCCTTCAATTCAGGGAATACTTCGTACATGTTCTGCTCGAAGTCACTTTTGCCGACGATTAATGCAGAATCATCCAGGCAGGTAATAAAGAAATCAGACTTCGTTTGCTGATCTTTCCGTCCAAAATCTGCAAAAAATTCTCCTTCGGTATAAAACTCGACGGTCTGTTCTGTAGCTTTTTCATCATAAAAATACTGTCGGAGGCATCCCTTTATCACAAAAAAGCAAAGAGAGGAGAGATCTCCCTGGCGAAGCAGAATATCTCCTTTGCCATGCAACTGTAAGGGAAGGGCATCGACTATATCCTGAAGACGTTTTCTGTCGAACGAAGTACCACTTTCCAGATATGTCAAAAGGTCCGCCTTTAGTTATAGTATAGACTGTAGCATATCCCACCTATTTCTGCTTCGAGAGAATACCGAAAAAGAACAACTGAATAAGCTCTGAAATATCATCGCGGCCTGATAATGTTCCGAGATTAGATTCAACTCCTTTTTGAAAGATATGGATATGTGTCAAAATAGTGGTCGTTTTTACCTTTTTATCGATAAATCCGGAAGTTTTACCCAATTCAATAAATTTGATCATCAAGCTGTTTGCTTTTTCCTTGAATTCTTGCTCATAGTAATTGTTCAGAACCTCATCCAGGCTCAGAAGCTCGGTGAAAAAATCACCTCTGAGGAATTTAAGTCCCTGATTTTTATTCATGATTATCATTTTTACTTTTTCAGGAAAAGGATTCTCACTTTCTATTATGTTATTAATATCAAAAAGTATTTCCGAAGAAACGGCTTTGATAACATATCTAATCAAATCATCCTTACTGTTAAAGTATTTATAGATGGAAACCTTCGACACCTGTGCCTTCTCGGCAATTTCGTTC
This portion of the Sediminispirochaeta bajacaliforniensis DSM 16054 genome encodes:
- a CDS encoding Crp/Fnr family transcriptional regulator, producing the protein MTYLESGTSFDRKRLQDIVDALPLQLHGKGDILLRQGDLSSLCFFVIKGCLRQYFYDEKATEQTVEFYTEGEFFADFGRKDQQTKSDFFITCLDDSALIVGKSDFEQNMYEVFPELKELNLQLLERKFGKVQHSFAAFKASTPEERYTSLKNSRPDLLTRVPQHQIASYLGITLESLSRIKKRLSRLS
- a CDS encoding TetR/AcrR family transcriptional regulator — encoded protein: MTGHEKRTLKKKENIKNASIELFSLYGIKKVSMNEIAEKAQVSKVSIYKYFNSKDDLIRYVIKAVSSEILFDINNIIESENPFPEKVKMIIMNKNQGLKFLRGDFFTELLSLDEVLNNYYEQEFKEKANSLMIKFIELGKTSGFIDKKVKTTTILTHIHIFQKGVESNLGTLSGRDDISELIQLFFFGILSKQK